The Pangasianodon hypophthalmus isolate fPanHyp1 chromosome 13, fPanHyp1.pri, whole genome shotgun sequence genome includes a window with the following:
- the bod1l1 gene encoding biorientation of chromosomes in cell division protein 1-like 1 isoform X2: protein MAGLPPGDPQLVAMIVNHLKTQGLFDQFRRDCLADVDTKPAYLHLRQRVDNFVSNHLSNHTWSPQLNKNQLRNSIRQLVLQSGLLEQGVDRIVAQVVDPKVQHTFRPQVERVVRQFLSPGNHMEEDEPPYTVAQVEENQEAQLPSPAISSTPVSDSAPSQSHDPSVIKTEDGGEEDMSLVEEDEKEEERTKEEDEQEEKLGGNEDETSKEREREEERQKETMEVDQQTEEPEEVKKEEEEEEREEEKEKKGEEEKEKKGEDAKDKKGSGKNREESSTDKLHIRQKARERLKEEYSLEDSDLEGLSDITVSSVHTSDLSSFDDDSEDEEPPSESTEEGEITSEDEKVQKKATGEESDENKEKKPRGSRQGYIHKPFLYSRYYSDSDDEVTVEQRRRSAAKDKEERLLKRQQNRERLEEKRRQKAAQAELQEKEKQEVQRPQAKEARKEKKVLEKKVALSRKRKRDSRKEDDSGSKKKSDGDPESVKKDDAVKFKAISQKPVKKLSEEEQRRRKSISEDSNEPRKILDKNRTHSFILDLELGTEEALRQRGGGKNERHARREKERKENEKERGVSDERARYKQKPENKKGGEAVAEEKEGGVVKGTVDDKVEKKGSKVKGDKKGSVSGREGRLSVMEGSVPEEGTTKDLKKEKMPSETMKEKIKGEKSLGKTDPKQQHRLDSTGSTEERSEGEAASDFNKKKDKQSKDILKRSKSHPEVKSLEKVKVRQDGKDVGAGGKDKSSTSEAPKHSSDTKVKNSEAGPKVKSVSEKTRSKSRDDLKSQSPLMTKTDKKAQGQEAKGKAAAAPSKLEYSKEKKKEGVMKEDRRVSEDRVEKGKDAKSTKKTSEKKTKESEKKGGDSENERRILEADDLSSSSSVPSAVAEEVQTAGGMASQPSNTQAQQASESLTTSDLTVQQVSESLGESELKTPQVLESLTESHVSNPQALDSAAESDSTDQSITESLRKSDLTSDSQAMDTESDLTALQSRDAESNLTAPQTMDTESEPTAPHAIDTESVITPPQANAAKSELASPHVFDAPTESSVKEQSPPTESDLVSTTPLQSSELTSVSDLTVPQSSDSNQSSDLMNSNSSKPNFTVPEISDIKPNTDLAVPQSSVSIPTSILMVAESSDSIPESDLTVAQPSNSVPASELTVPQGSDTLPNPVPAEANSTSVPDDMYDALSDITPDPDDEEEATMRLAESQPQPCPIPAEADALLSLMDVCASAAVSNSTGASDGQVAESSFRDADIKMKEAALTLLSMDPDQAVSPSFITEDTHVAGQQVESLASDLVDVTSAIKPPKEVTNESESESSARDSEEGDKRTEALANTAIEGKATDTVSKEEATSEINNGESKTKSDVSKPEISANDEPAGESAETDASQIHTQTPSESIHTAEGTKSKTENTVQEAQAQEAQVQEAPVQEAPVQEAPAQEAPTQEAPTQEAPAQEAPTQEAPKLQEQETQMQESQTQEANAQEQEAQTQDVQTQEAEEQEAHVQEAQAQEAQTNKAQEMQDTQLQEAQGQEVQEAKAQEKQEQETQAQETQVQDALEAKETQAQEANAPDAQAQEAKMQEVQTQEAQTQPARRGRRPKLVKQASSVSKSDGQEEDKSDVSEADERLEGRVTRKGRWSSQRAASAKETASKAQTSQEAKDTETNKPSHKNSEDEDIEDGSRTAQKRSSKVPDASQKEASSKPEEAEPTGEEVEQKEARRGRRSGVQTAAVAKPALRRKRSDQAEDPEKVGKELAAEEKEEEPVKRARQDSESVTEEEEEGKEEKKEEDRETESSKEKAEEEEPVRKTPRRGRSSKNTSNVDDSAPEKREGETETGEEDEKQEEEETKIRATTRSASRLEAEKNKPSKPSTRAVSKLSGKEESSPNTRSSRSQSAAAVKGRKGESSSPTPRTRAGHKTEEPPSKRTKR from the exons TGTAGCGCAGGTCGTCGACCCCAAAGTTCAGCACACCTTTCGGCCACAGGTGGAACGTGTTGTCCGTCAGTTCCTGTCTCCTGGCAATCACATGGAGGAGGACGAGCCTCCATACACTGTCGCACAGGTGGAGGAAAACCAGGAAGCTCAGCTGCCATCTCCAG CAATCTCCTCGACTCCAGTCTCAGACTCCGCCCCCTCTCAGAGCCACGATCCCTCTGTTATAAAGACAGAAGACGGAGGAGAGGAAGACATGAGCCTGGTAGAGGAGGATgagaaggaagaggagaggaCAAAAGAGGAGGATGAGCAAGAAGAGAAGCTCGGAGGGAATGAAGATGAGACGAGcaaagagcgagagagggaggaggagagacagaaagagacaatgGAGGTGGATCAACAGACTGAGGAGCCTGAGGAGgtcaagaaagaggaagaagaagaagagcgagaggaggagaaggaaaagaaaggagaagaggaaaaagaaaagaaaggagaggaCGCAAAAGATAAGAAAGGGTCAGGGAAGAACAGGGAGGAGAGCAGCACTGACAAACTGCACATTCGCCAGAAAGCAAGAGAACGACTGAAAGAAG AATACTCTCTGGAGGACTCGGATCTGGAGGGTTTGAGCGACATCACGGTGAGTTCAGTCCACACAAGCGACCTTTCGTCTTTTGACGATGACAGTGAGGACGAGGAGCCACCTTCTGAATCCACCGAGGAAGGAGAGATCACCTCAGAAG ATGAAAAGGTTCAGAAGAAAGCTACCGGAGAGGAATCTGATGAGAATAAGGAGAAAAAACCTCGTGGATCCCGCCAAGGCTACATTCACAAGCCTTTCCTTTACTCTCGTTACTATAGCGACTCTGACGATGAGGTTACAGTGGAGCAGCGACGTCGTTCTGCT gCGAAGGACAAAGAGGAAAGACTGCTGAAGCGCCAACAGAACCGGGAGCGTCTTGAGGAAAAGAGGAGGCAGAAGGCGGCGCAGGCAGAGCTACAGG AAAAGGAAAAGCAGGAGGTTCAGAGACCTCAAGCAAAAGAAGcaaggaaagagaagaaagttctggaaaagaaGGTGGCACTCagcagaaagaggaagagagactcacg GAAAGAAGACGACTCTGGCAGCAAGAAGAAGAGTGATGGAGATCCTGAATCCGTAAAGAAAGAT GATGCAGTGAAGTTTAAAGCAATCTCTCAGAAGCCTGTTAAGAAGCTGTCTGAGGAGGAGCAGCGGAGGAGGAAGAGCATTTCAGAGGACTCAAACGAACCACGCAAAATCCTTGACAAAAACCGTACACACTCGTTCATCCTGGACCTCGAGCTGGGAACTGAGGAGGCTCTCAGACAGAGAGGCGGTGGGAAGAATGAGCGACATGCTcgcagagagaaagagcgaaaagagaatgagaaagagcgTGGTGTGTCAGATGAACGAGCCAGGTACAAACAGAAGCCAGAAAATAAGAAAGGAGGAGAGGCTGTGGCagaggagaaggagggaggggtGGTGAAAGGTACAGTTGATGACAAAGTAGAGAAAAAAGGCTCAAAGGTTAAAGGAGACAAGAAGGGCTCTGTGTCAGGAAGGGAAGGAAGGCTTTCTGTGATGGAGGGATCAGTCCCAGAGGAGGGAACGACCAAGGatttgaagaaagaaaagatgccCTCAGAGactatgaaagaaaaaataaaaggagaaaaatcaCTGGGCAAGACTGACCCAAAACAGCAGCATCGCCTGGATTCTACTGGCTCCACAGAGGAGAGGTCCGAGGGTGAGGCTGCTTCTGATTTCAACAAGAAGAAAGACAAGCAATCTAAAGACATTTTGAAACGGTCAAAAAGTCACCCAGAGGTTAAATCTCTAGAGAAGGTAAAGGTCAGACAAGATGGCAAAGATGTAGGTGCTGGTGGTAAAGACAAAAGCTCCACATCAGAGGCTCCCAAACATAGCTCAGACACAAAGGTCAAGAATTCAGAGGCAGGACCAAAGGTCAAATCTGTGTCAGAAAAAACAAGATCCAAGTCCAGAGATGACTTGAAATCTCAGAGTCCATTAATGACCAAGACAGACAAGAAAGCCCAAGGTCAGGAAGCCAAGGgaaaagcagcagcagctcctAGCAAGTTGGAGTACtcaaaggagaagaaaaaggaggGAGTGATGAAAGAGGACAGGAGGGTCTCAGAAGACCGTGTTGAGAAAGGGAAAGATGCAAAGAGCACAAAGAAAACAAGTGAGAAGAAGACAAAAGAGTCAGAGAAGAAGGGAGGAGACAGTGAAAACGAAAGAAGAATCTTGGAAGCAGATGATCTTTCTTCCAGTTCCTCTGTTCCGTCAGCAGTTGCTGAAGAGGTACAGACTGCAGGTGGAATGGCTTCTCAGCCTTCAAACACTCAAGCAcaacaagcttcagaatccCTCACAACGTCTGACCTTACAGTTCAACAAGTCTCAGAGTCTCTTGGTGAATCAGAACTCAAAACCCCACAGGTCTTGGAGTCCCTTACAGAGTCTCATGTCTCAAACCCACAGGCCTTGGATTCTGCCGCAGAGTCTGATTCCACagaccagtccatcacagagtcTCTCAGAAAGTCTGACCTTACTTCAGACTCACAAGCTATGGATACAGAGTCTGATCTTACAGCCTTACAATCCAGAGATGCAGAGTCTAATCTTACAGCCCCGCAAACCATGGATACAGAGTCTGAACCTACAGCACCTCATGCCATAGATACAGAGTCTGTCATTACACCCCCACAAGCCAATGCTGCAAAATCTGAACTCGCATCACCACACGTCTTTGATGCACCCACAGAATCTTCTGTAAAAGAACAAAGTCCACCTACAGAGTCTGATCTTGTTAGTACAACACCACTGCAGTCCTCAGAATTAACTTCAGTATCTGATCTTACAGTTCCTCAGTCTTCAGATTCAAATCAAAGTTCTGATCTCATGAATTCTAACTCCTCCAAGCCTAATTTCACAGTTCCTGAAATATCAGACATAAAACCAAATACTGATCTCGCTGTCCCTCAGTCCTCAGTCTCAATCCCAACATCCATTCTCATGGTTGCTGAGTCCTCAGACTCCATCCCAGAGTCTGATCTCACAGTTGCCCAGCCCTCAAACTCAGTCCCAGCATCTGAACTCACAGTCCCTCAGGGTTCCGACACACTTCCTAATCCAGTTCCTGCTGAAGCTAACAGCACCTCTGTCCCTGACGACATGTATGATGCCCTGAGTGACATCACTCCAGATCCTGACGACGAGGAAGAGGCCACCATGAGACTGGCCGAGAGCCAGCCTCAGCCCTGTCCCATCCCTGCAGAGGCTGATGCCCTCCTGTCCTTGATGGATGTCTGTGCTTCTGCAGCTGTAAGCAACTCCACTGGTGCTTCTGATGGACAGGTAGCTGAGAGTTCTTTCCGGGATGCGGATATAAAGATGAAGGAAGCAGCACTCACATTACTCTCCATGGATCCAGATCAGGCGGTTTCACCAAGTTTTATCACTGAAGATACACATGTTGCTGGGCAGCAGGTGGAGTCTTTAGCCTCAGACCTGGTTGATGTGACAAGTGCGATAAAGCCACCTAAAGAAGTTACGAATGAGTCTGAAAGTGAATCATCTGCTCGTGACTCAGAGGAAGGAGACAAACGCACTGAAG ctcTAGCCAACACAGCCATTGAAGGAAAGGCCACAGACACAGTGTCTAAAGAGGAAGCAACATCTGAG ATCAACAACGGTGAATCAAAAACAAAGTCTGACGTTTCTAAACCAGAAATCTCTGCTAATGATGAACCAGCAGGAGAATCCG CTGAGACTGATGCCagccaaatacacacacaaactccgAGTGAAAGCATTCACACAGCTGAGGGCACAAAG AGCAAAACAGAGAACACTGTGCAAGAGGCCCAGGCACAGGAGGCCCAGGTGCAAGAGGCACCAGTGCAAGAGGCACCAGTGCAGGAGGCACCCGCGCAGGAGGCACCCACGCAGGAGGCACCCACACAGGAGGCACCCGCGCAGGAGGCACCCACACAGGAGGCACCCAAGTTGCAGGAGCAGGAGACCCAGATGCAGGAGTCCCAGACACAAGAGGCAAACGCACAGGAGCAGGAGGCGCAGACCCAGGATGTGCAGACACAAGAGGCAGAGGAGCAGGAAGCACATGTTCAGGAGGCACAGGCACAGGAGGCTCAGACGAATAAGGCACAGGAAATGCAGGATACCCAGCTGCAGGAGGCGCAGGGTCAGGAGGTGCAGGAGGCAAAAGCACAGGAGAAACAGGAGCAGGAGACACAGGCGCAGGAGACACAAGTGCAGGATGCGCTGGAGGCAAAGGAGACCCAGGCGCAGGAAGCAAATGCACCAGATGCCCAGGCGCAGGAGGCAAAGATGCAGGAAGTTCAAACCCAGGAGGCACAGACACAGCCGGCGCGGAGAGGGCGACGTCCTAAATTAGTTAAACAAGCCA GTAGCGTATCTAAGTCAGATGGACAAGAAGAGGACAAATCTGATGTGTCAGAAGCG gATGAGCGTCTGGAAGGCAGAGTGACCCGCAAAGGACGATGGTCCAGTCAGAGAGCAGCGTCAGCCAAGGAAACTG cATCCAAAGCTCAAACCAGTCAGGAGGCCAAAGACACAGAGACTAACAAACCATCGCATAAAAAT AGTGAGGATGAGGACATTGAAGATGGAAGCAGAACTGCACAGAAAAGATCGTCTAAGGTCCCAGATGCTTCACAGAAAGAAGCTT CATCGAAGCCTGAAGAAGCAGAGCCAACAGGAGAGGAAGTGGAGCAAAAAGAG gcGCGTAGAGGAAGGCGTTCTGGAGTTCAGACAGCCGCTGTGG CTAAACCAGCACTGAGGAGAAAGAGGTCTGACCAAGCTGAGGATCCTGAGAAAGTAGGAAAA GAACTTGCAGCtgaggagaaggaagaggagcCTGTGAAGAGAGCACGACAAGATAgtg agagtgtgactgaggaagaagaggaaggaaaagaggagaaaaaagaagaggacagagaaacagagagctCTAAAGAGAAGGCT GAGGAAGAGGAACCAGTGAGAAAGACTCCACGGCGAGGCAGATCTTCAAAAAACACTTCTAACGTGGATGACTCGG ccccagagaagagagagggagagacagagacaggagaagaggatgaaaaacaggaagaggaagaaacaAAAATTAGAGCAACAACACGTTCTGCATCTCGGCTGGAGGCTGAGAA AAATAAGCCAAGTAAGCCATCAACCAGAGCGGTGAGCAAACTGAGCGGGAAGGAAGAGAGCTCTCCAAACACACG TTCCTCTCGTTCTCAGAGTGCTGCTGCAGTAAAGGGCCGTAAGGGCGAGTCGAGTTCTCCAACACCTCGGACCCGCGCCGGCCACAAAACTGAAGAACCGCCCTCAAAGAGGACCAAACGatga
- the bod1l1 gene encoding biorientation of chromosomes in cell division protein 1-like 1 isoform X1 produces MAGLPPGDPQLVAMIVNHLKTQGLFDQFRRDCLADVDTKPAYLHLRQRVDNFVSNHLSNHTWSPQLNKNQLRNSIRQLVLQSGLLEQGVDRIVAQVVDPKVQHTFRPQVERVVRQFLSPGNHMEEDEPPYTVAQVEENQEAQLPSPAISSTPVSDSAPSQSHDPSVIKTEDGGEEDMSLVEEDEKEEERTKEEDEQEEKLGGNEDETSKEREREEERQKETMEVDQQTEEPEEVKKEEEEEEREEEKEKKGEEEKEKKGEDAKDKKGSGKNREESSTDKLHIRQKARERLKEEYSLEDSDLEGLSDITVSSVHTSDLSSFDDDSEDEEPPSESTEEGEITSEDEKVQKKATGEESDENKEKKPRGSRQGYIHKPFLYSRYYSDSDDEVTVEQRRRSAAKDKEERLLKRQQNRERLEEKRRQKAAQAELQEKEKQEVQRPQAKEARKEKKVLEKKVALSRKRKRDSRKEDDSGSKKKSDGDPESVKKDDAVKFKAISQKPVKKLSEEEQRRRKSISEDSNEPRKILDKNRTHSFILDLELGTEEALRQRGGGKNERHARREKERKENEKERGVSDERARYKQKPENKKGGEAVAEEKEGGVVKGTVDDKVEKKGSKVKGDKKGSVSGREGRLSVMEGSVPEEGTTKDLKKEKMPSETMKEKIKGEKSLGKTDPKQQHRLDSTGSTEERSEGEAASDFNKKKDKQSKDILKRSKSHPEVKSLEKVKVRQDGKDVGAGGKDKSSTSEAPKHSSDTKVKNSEAGPKVKSVSEKTRSKSRDDLKSQSPLMTKTDKKAQGQEAKGKAAAAPSKLEYSKEKKKEGVMKEDRRVSEDRVEKGKDAKSTKKTSEKKTKESEKKGGDSENERRILEADDLSSSSSVPSAVAEEVQTAGGMASQPSNTQAQQASESLTTSDLTVQQVSESLGESELKTPQVLESLTESHVSNPQALDSAAESDSTDQSITESLRKSDLTSDSQAMDTESDLTALQSRDAESNLTAPQTMDTESEPTAPHAIDTESVITPPQANAAKSELASPHVFDAPTESSVKEQSPPTESDLVSTTPLQSSELTSVSDLTVPQSSDSNQSSDLMNSNSSKPNFTVPEISDIKPNTDLAVPQSSVSIPTSILMVAESSDSIPESDLTVAQPSNSVPASELTVPQGSDTLPNPVPAEANSTSVPDDMYDALSDITPDPDDEEEATMRLAESQPQPCPIPAEADALLSLMDVCASAAVSNSTGASDGQVAESSFRDADIKMKEAALTLLSMDPDQAVSPSFITEDTHVAGQQVESLASDLVDVTSAIKPPKEVTNESESESSARDSEEGDKRTEALANTAIEGKATDTVSKEEATSEINNGESKTKSDVSKPEISANDEPAGESAETDASQIHTQTPSESIHTAEGTKSKTENTVQEAQAQEAQVQEAPVQEAPVQEAPAQEAPTQEAPTQEAPAQEAPTQEAPKLQEQETQMQESQTQEANAQEQEAQTQDVQTQEAEEQEAHVQEAQAQEAQTNKAQEMQDTQLQEAQGQEVQEAKAQEKQEQETQAQETQVQDALEAKETQAQEANAPDAQAQEAKMQEVQTQEAQTQPARRGRRPKLVKQASSVSKSDGQEEDKSDVSEADERLEGRVTRKGRWSSQRAASAKETASKAQTSQEAKDTETNKPSHKNSEDEDIEDGSRTAQKRSSKVPDASQKEASSKPEEAEPTGEEVEQKEARRGRRSGVQTAAVAKPALRRKRSDQAEDPEKVGKELAAEEKEEEPVKRARQDSESVTEEEEEGKEEKKEEDRETESSKEKAEEEEPVRKTPRRGRSSKNTSNVDDSAAPEKREGETETGEEDEKQEEEETKIRATTRSASRLEAEKNKPSKPSTRAVSKLSGKEESSPNTRSSRSQSAAAVKGRKGESSSPTPRTRAGHKTEEPPSKRTKR; encoded by the exons TGTAGCGCAGGTCGTCGACCCCAAAGTTCAGCACACCTTTCGGCCACAGGTGGAACGTGTTGTCCGTCAGTTCCTGTCTCCTGGCAATCACATGGAGGAGGACGAGCCTCCATACACTGTCGCACAGGTGGAGGAAAACCAGGAAGCTCAGCTGCCATCTCCAG CAATCTCCTCGACTCCAGTCTCAGACTCCGCCCCCTCTCAGAGCCACGATCCCTCTGTTATAAAGACAGAAGACGGAGGAGAGGAAGACATGAGCCTGGTAGAGGAGGATgagaaggaagaggagaggaCAAAAGAGGAGGATGAGCAAGAAGAGAAGCTCGGAGGGAATGAAGATGAGACGAGcaaagagcgagagagggaggaggagagacagaaagagacaatgGAGGTGGATCAACAGACTGAGGAGCCTGAGGAGgtcaagaaagaggaagaagaagaagagcgagaggaggagaaggaaaagaaaggagaagaggaaaaagaaaagaaaggagaggaCGCAAAAGATAAGAAAGGGTCAGGGAAGAACAGGGAGGAGAGCAGCACTGACAAACTGCACATTCGCCAGAAAGCAAGAGAACGACTGAAAGAAG AATACTCTCTGGAGGACTCGGATCTGGAGGGTTTGAGCGACATCACGGTGAGTTCAGTCCACACAAGCGACCTTTCGTCTTTTGACGATGACAGTGAGGACGAGGAGCCACCTTCTGAATCCACCGAGGAAGGAGAGATCACCTCAGAAG ATGAAAAGGTTCAGAAGAAAGCTACCGGAGAGGAATCTGATGAGAATAAGGAGAAAAAACCTCGTGGATCCCGCCAAGGCTACATTCACAAGCCTTTCCTTTACTCTCGTTACTATAGCGACTCTGACGATGAGGTTACAGTGGAGCAGCGACGTCGTTCTGCT gCGAAGGACAAAGAGGAAAGACTGCTGAAGCGCCAACAGAACCGGGAGCGTCTTGAGGAAAAGAGGAGGCAGAAGGCGGCGCAGGCAGAGCTACAGG AAAAGGAAAAGCAGGAGGTTCAGAGACCTCAAGCAAAAGAAGcaaggaaagagaagaaagttctggaaaagaaGGTGGCACTCagcagaaagaggaagagagactcacg GAAAGAAGACGACTCTGGCAGCAAGAAGAAGAGTGATGGAGATCCTGAATCCGTAAAGAAAGAT GATGCAGTGAAGTTTAAAGCAATCTCTCAGAAGCCTGTTAAGAAGCTGTCTGAGGAGGAGCAGCGGAGGAGGAAGAGCATTTCAGAGGACTCAAACGAACCACGCAAAATCCTTGACAAAAACCGTACACACTCGTTCATCCTGGACCTCGAGCTGGGAACTGAGGAGGCTCTCAGACAGAGAGGCGGTGGGAAGAATGAGCGACATGCTcgcagagagaaagagcgaaaagagaatgagaaagagcgTGGTGTGTCAGATGAACGAGCCAGGTACAAACAGAAGCCAGAAAATAAGAAAGGAGGAGAGGCTGTGGCagaggagaaggagggaggggtGGTGAAAGGTACAGTTGATGACAAAGTAGAGAAAAAAGGCTCAAAGGTTAAAGGAGACAAGAAGGGCTCTGTGTCAGGAAGGGAAGGAAGGCTTTCTGTGATGGAGGGATCAGTCCCAGAGGAGGGAACGACCAAGGatttgaagaaagaaaagatgccCTCAGAGactatgaaagaaaaaataaaaggagaaaaatcaCTGGGCAAGACTGACCCAAAACAGCAGCATCGCCTGGATTCTACTGGCTCCACAGAGGAGAGGTCCGAGGGTGAGGCTGCTTCTGATTTCAACAAGAAGAAAGACAAGCAATCTAAAGACATTTTGAAACGGTCAAAAAGTCACCCAGAGGTTAAATCTCTAGAGAAGGTAAAGGTCAGACAAGATGGCAAAGATGTAGGTGCTGGTGGTAAAGACAAAAGCTCCACATCAGAGGCTCCCAAACATAGCTCAGACACAAAGGTCAAGAATTCAGAGGCAGGACCAAAGGTCAAATCTGTGTCAGAAAAAACAAGATCCAAGTCCAGAGATGACTTGAAATCTCAGAGTCCATTAATGACCAAGACAGACAAGAAAGCCCAAGGTCAGGAAGCCAAGGgaaaagcagcagcagctcctAGCAAGTTGGAGTACtcaaaggagaagaaaaaggaggGAGTGATGAAAGAGGACAGGAGGGTCTCAGAAGACCGTGTTGAGAAAGGGAAAGATGCAAAGAGCACAAAGAAAACAAGTGAGAAGAAGACAAAAGAGTCAGAGAAGAAGGGAGGAGACAGTGAAAACGAAAGAAGAATCTTGGAAGCAGATGATCTTTCTTCCAGTTCCTCTGTTCCGTCAGCAGTTGCTGAAGAGGTACAGACTGCAGGTGGAATGGCTTCTCAGCCTTCAAACACTCAAGCAcaacaagcttcagaatccCTCACAACGTCTGACCTTACAGTTCAACAAGTCTCAGAGTCTCTTGGTGAATCAGAACTCAAAACCCCACAGGTCTTGGAGTCCCTTACAGAGTCTCATGTCTCAAACCCACAGGCCTTGGATTCTGCCGCAGAGTCTGATTCCACagaccagtccatcacagagtcTCTCAGAAAGTCTGACCTTACTTCAGACTCACAAGCTATGGATACAGAGTCTGATCTTACAGCCTTACAATCCAGAGATGCAGAGTCTAATCTTACAGCCCCGCAAACCATGGATACAGAGTCTGAACCTACAGCACCTCATGCCATAGATACAGAGTCTGTCATTACACCCCCACAAGCCAATGCTGCAAAATCTGAACTCGCATCACCACACGTCTTTGATGCACCCACAGAATCTTCTGTAAAAGAACAAAGTCCACCTACAGAGTCTGATCTTGTTAGTACAACACCACTGCAGTCCTCAGAATTAACTTCAGTATCTGATCTTACAGTTCCTCAGTCTTCAGATTCAAATCAAAGTTCTGATCTCATGAATTCTAACTCCTCCAAGCCTAATTTCACAGTTCCTGAAATATCAGACATAAAACCAAATACTGATCTCGCTGTCCCTCAGTCCTCAGTCTCAATCCCAACATCCATTCTCATGGTTGCTGAGTCCTCAGACTCCATCCCAGAGTCTGATCTCACAGTTGCCCAGCCCTCAAACTCAGTCCCAGCATCTGAACTCACAGTCCCTCAGGGTTCCGACACACTTCCTAATCCAGTTCCTGCTGAAGCTAACAGCACCTCTGTCCCTGACGACATGTATGATGCCCTGAGTGACATCACTCCAGATCCTGACGACGAGGAAGAGGCCACCATGAGACTGGCCGAGAGCCAGCCTCAGCCCTGTCCCATCCCTGCAGAGGCTGATGCCCTCCTGTCCTTGATGGATGTCTGTGCTTCTGCAGCTGTAAGCAACTCCACTGGTGCTTCTGATGGACAGGTAGCTGAGAGTTCTTTCCGGGATGCGGATATAAAGATGAAGGAAGCAGCACTCACATTACTCTCCATGGATCCAGATCAGGCGGTTTCACCAAGTTTTATCACTGAAGATACACATGTTGCTGGGCAGCAGGTGGAGTCTTTAGCCTCAGACCTGGTTGATGTGACAAGTGCGATAAAGCCACCTAAAGAAGTTACGAATGAGTCTGAAAGTGAATCATCTGCTCGTGACTCAGAGGAAGGAGACAAACGCACTGAAG ctcTAGCCAACACAGCCATTGAAGGAAAGGCCACAGACACAGTGTCTAAAGAGGAAGCAACATCTGAG ATCAACAACGGTGAATCAAAAACAAAGTCTGACGTTTCTAAACCAGAAATCTCTGCTAATGATGAACCAGCAGGAGAATCCG CTGAGACTGATGCCagccaaatacacacacaaactccgAGTGAAAGCATTCACACAGCTGAGGGCACAAAG AGCAAAACAGAGAACACTGTGCAAGAGGCCCAGGCACAGGAGGCCCAGGTGCAAGAGGCACCAGTGCAAGAGGCACCAGTGCAGGAGGCACCCGCGCAGGAGGCACCCACGCAGGAGGCACCCACACAGGAGGCACCCGCGCAGGAGGCACCCACACAGGAGGCACCCAAGTTGCAGGAGCAGGAGACCCAGATGCAGGAGTCCCAGACACAAGAGGCAAACGCACAGGAGCAGGAGGCGCAGACCCAGGATGTGCAGACACAAGAGGCAGAGGAGCAGGAAGCACATGTTCAGGAGGCACAGGCACAGGAGGCTCAGACGAATAAGGCACAGGAAATGCAGGATACCCAGCTGCAGGAGGCGCAGGGTCAGGAGGTGCAGGAGGCAAAAGCACAGGAGAAACAGGAGCAGGAGACACAGGCGCAGGAGACACAAGTGCAGGATGCGCTGGAGGCAAAGGAGACCCAGGCGCAGGAAGCAAATGCACCAGATGCCCAGGCGCAGGAGGCAAAGATGCAGGAAGTTCAAACCCAGGAGGCACAGACACAGCCGGCGCGGAGAGGGCGACGTCCTAAATTAGTTAAACAAGCCA GTAGCGTATCTAAGTCAGATGGACAAGAAGAGGACAAATCTGATGTGTCAGAAGCG gATGAGCGTCTGGAAGGCAGAGTGACCCGCAAAGGACGATGGTCCAGTCAGAGAGCAGCGTCAGCCAAGGAAACTG cATCCAAAGCTCAAACCAGTCAGGAGGCCAAAGACACAGAGACTAACAAACCATCGCATAAAAAT AGTGAGGATGAGGACATTGAAGATGGAAGCAGAACTGCACAGAAAAGATCGTCTAAGGTCCCAGATGCTTCACAGAAAGAAGCTT CATCGAAGCCTGAAGAAGCAGAGCCAACAGGAGAGGAAGTGGAGCAAAAAGAG gcGCGTAGAGGAAGGCGTTCTGGAGTTCAGACAGCCGCTGTGG CTAAACCAGCACTGAGGAGAAAGAGGTCTGACCAAGCTGAGGATCCTGAGAAAGTAGGAAAA GAACTTGCAGCtgaggagaaggaagaggagcCTGTGAAGAGAGCACGACAAGATAgtg agagtgtgactgaggaagaagaggaaggaaaagaggagaaaaaagaagaggacagagaaacagagagctCTAAAGAGAAGGCT GAGGAAGAGGAACCAGTGAGAAAGACTCCACGGCGAGGCAGATCTTCAAAAAACACTTCTAACGTGGATGACTCGG cagccccagagaagagagagggagagacagagacaggagaagaggatgaaaaacaggaagaggaagaaacaAAAATTAGAGCAACAACACGTTCTGCATCTCGGCTGGAGGCTGAGAA AAATAAGCCAAGTAAGCCATCAACCAGAGCGGTGAGCAAACTGAGCGGGAAGGAAGAGAGCTCTCCAAACACACG TTCCTCTCGTTCTCAGAGTGCTGCTGCAGTAAAGGGCCGTAAGGGCGAGTCGAGTTCTCCAACACCTCGGACCCGCGCCGGCCACAAAACTGAAGAACCGCCCTCAAAGAGGACCAAACGatga